In a single window of the Rhineura floridana isolate rRhiFlo1 chromosome 3, rRhiFlo1.hap2, whole genome shotgun sequence genome:
- the LOC133379688 gene encoding tubulin alpha-1A chain translates to MRECISIHVGQAGVQIGNACWELYCLEHGIQPDGQMPSDKTIGGGDDSFNTFFSETGAGKHVPRAVFVDLEPTVIDEVRTGTYRQLFHPEQLITGKEDAANNYARGHYTIGKEIIDLVLDRIRKLADQCTGLQGFLVFHSFGGGTGSGFTSLLMERLSVDYGKKSKLEFSIYPAPQVSTAVVEPYNSILTTHTTLEHSDCAFMVDNEAIYDICRRNLDIERPTYTNLNRLIGQIVSSITASLRFDGALNVDLTEFQTNLVPYPRIHFPLATYAPVISAEKAYHEQLSVAEITNACFEPANQMVKCDPRHGKYMACCLLYRGDVVPKDVNAAIATIKTKRTIQFVDWCPTGFKVGINYQPPTVVPGGDLAKVQRAVCMLSNTTAIAEAWARLDHKFDLMYAKRAFVHWYVGEGMEEGEFSEAREDMAALEKDYEEVGVDSVEGEGEEEGEEY, encoded by the exons ATG CGTGAATGCATCTCCATCCATGTTGGCCAAGCCGGTGTCCAGATTGGCAATGCCTGCTGGGAGCTCTATTGTCTTGAACATGGTATCCAGCCTGATGGGCAGATGCCCAGTGACAAGACCATTGGAGGAGGAGATGACTCTTTCAACACATTCTTCAGTGAGACGGGAGCTGGCAAGCATGTCCCCAGGGCTGTCTTTGTAGACTTGGAGCCAACTGTGATTG ATGAGGTGCGCACTGGCACCTACCGCCAGCTCTTCCACCCTGAACAACTCATTACTGGCAAGGAAGATGCCGCCAACAATTATGCCAGGGGCCACTACACCATTGGCAAAGAGATAATTGACTTGGTCCTCGACAGGATACGCAAACTG GCTGACCAGTGCACAGGTCTCCAGGGCTTCCTGGTCTTCCACAGCTTTGGTGGAGGCACTGGCTCTGGTTTTACTTCCCTGCTGATGGAGCGTCTGTCCGTTGACTATGGCAAGAAGTCCAAGCTAGAGTTCTCCATCTACCCAGCTCCTCAGGTCTCCACAGCTGTAGTCGAGCCCTACAATTCCATCCTGACCACCCACACCACCCTGGAGCACTCCGACTGCGCCTTCATGGTAGACAATGAGGCCATCTATGACATTTGCCGCAGGAACCTGGACATCGAGCGCCCCACTTACACCAATCTGAACAGGTTAATAGGTCAGATTGTGTCCTCCATTACAGCCTCCCTGCGATTTGATGGTGCCCTGAATGTAGATCTGACAGAATTCCAGACCAATTTGGTGCCCTATCCCCGTATCCATTTCCCGCTAGCCACCTACGCCCCAGTCATCTCTGCTGAGAAAGCTTACCATGAACAGCTTTCTGTAGCAGAGATCACCAATGCTTGTTTTGAGCCAGCCAACCAGATGGTGAAATGTGACCCTCGTCATGGTAAATATATGGCCTGCTGCCTGTTATACCGTGGGGATGTTGTTCCCAAAGATGTCAATGCTGCTATTGCCACCATCAAGACCAAACGTACTATCCAGTTTGTAGACTGGTGCCCCACTGGTTTCAAGGTTGGTATCAACTACCAGCCCCCCACCGTGGTCCCTGGAGGTGACCTGGCCAAAGTGCAGCGTGCAGTCTGCATGCTGAGCAACACCACAGCCATTGCTGAGGCCTGGGCTCGCCTGGACCACAAGTTTGACCTGATGTATGCCAAGCGTGCCTTTGTCCACTGGTACGTTGGGGAAGGGATGGAGGAAGGAGAGTTTTCGGAGGCTCGGGAGGACATGGCTGCCCTAGAGAAGGATTATGAAGAAGTGGGTGTGGATtctgttgaaggagaaggggaggaggaaggagaggaataCTAA